A window from Ardenticatenales bacterium encodes these proteins:
- a CDS encoding DAK2 domain-containing protein, with protein sequence MPAQKWYTCNGQQLRKLALASLVWLEKHHQHVNSLNVFPVPDGDTGTNMLLTMRSAYKRIRDTQEMSVGKVSKDLSQGALMGARGNSGVILSQIWRGMAKSLDGKDTFGSQELAQAFVEAADTAYKGVMKPVEGTILTVIREASLEAVDAARKSNDLRFVLERTLERAQLALENTPEQLPVLKQAGVVDSGGMGLVYILEGMLRYTTGDTMGVMEPPMAQEPAVAVAEMPAQARVAPQEGVENPYDVQFILMGKNLDVLEVRAHIDAMGDSTVVVGDDTTIKVHIHVKDPGIPLSYGISLGHITDVVVENMQMQMEEIIAGGSNEHPEPALALMIEPEKELQPGQIGVIAVAPGPGLANVFRSLGVANVVDGGQTNNPSTEEIFQAIQDVPTDKVVLLPNNKNIILAAETARDLSPKNVVVVPTVNVPQGVSALFAYQADGDLEDIATAMRDASAEVSSGEITTATRTVSLDGVDVQEGNYIGLANGRLCAAADTLQNVVAQTLDKMGVDDCELLSVYYGKDVSAAEAEAFSTEIQALHPDLEIELVAGGQPHYFFILGAE encoded by the coding sequence CAAGCGGATTCGAGACACGCAGGAAATGAGCGTGGGCAAGGTGTCCAAGGATTTATCGCAAGGGGCGCTGATGGGCGCGCGCGGCAATTCCGGCGTAATCTTGAGCCAGATATGGCGTGGCATGGCCAAAAGCCTGGATGGCAAAGACACGTTTGGCTCGCAAGAACTGGCTCAAGCGTTTGTGGAGGCCGCGGATACGGCTTATAAGGGGGTCATGAAGCCCGTTGAAGGGACGATCCTGACGGTGATCCGCGAAGCAAGCCTGGAGGCTGTGGACGCGGCGCGCAAGAGCAACGACCTCCGTTTTGTGCTGGAACGCACCTTGGAGCGGGCGCAGTTGGCCCTGGAAAACACACCAGAGCAACTCCCGGTGTTGAAGCAGGCGGGGGTGGTGGATTCGGGGGGCATGGGGTTGGTGTACATTCTGGAAGGGATGCTGCGCTATACGACGGGTGATACGATGGGCGTGATGGAACCGCCGATGGCACAAGAACCGGCCGTGGCCGTGGCGGAAATGCCGGCACAAGCCCGCGTCGCCCCCCAGGAAGGCGTAGAAAATCCCTACGACGTCCAATTCATCCTCATGGGGAAAAACCTCGACGTCCTCGAAGTCCGCGCCCACATTGACGCCATGGGCGACTCCACCGTCGTCGTCGGCGACGACACGACCATCAAAGTACACATCCACGTCAAAGACCCCGGCATTCCCCTCAGCTACGGCATCAGCCTGGGCCATATCACCGACGTTGTCGTGGAAAACATGCAAATGCAGATGGAAGAGATCATCGCCGGCGGCAGCAACGAGCACCCGGAACCCGCCCTCGCCCTCATGATAGAACCGGAAAAAGAACTGCAACCCGGGCAAATTGGCGTGATCGCCGTAGCCCCCGGTCCCGGACTGGCAAACGTCTTCCGCAGCCTGGGCGTTGCCAACGTCGTCGATGGCGGACAAACCAACAACCCCAGCACCGAAGAAATCTTCCAGGCCATTCAGGATGTCCCCACCGACAAAGTCGTCTTGCTGCCCAACAACAAGAACATCATCCTCGCCGCCGAAACCGCCCGCGACCTCAGCCCCAAAAACGTGGTCGTCGTCCCCACCGTCAACGTCCCACAAGGCGTCAGCGCCTTGTTTGCTTATCAGGCGGACGGCGATCTTGAAGACATCGCCACGGCCATGCGCGACGCCAGCGCCGAGGTCTCCAGCGGGGAAATCACCACTGCCACGCGCACCGTTTCCCTGGATGGCGTAGACGTGCAGGAAGGCAACTACATCGGCCTGGCCAATGGCCGTCTTTGCGCCGCCGCGGACACACTCCAGAATGTCGTCGCCCAAACGCTGGATAAAATGGGCGTGGATGACTGCGAACTGCTTTCCGTTTATTATGGCAAGGACGTCAGCGCCGCGGAAGCGGAAGCGTTTTCCACGGAAATTCAGGCGCTCCATCCCGATCTGGAAATAGAGCTTGTCGCCGGTGGTCAACCCCATTACTTCTTCATCCTGGGAGCAGAGTAA